taattgaaaaaaaaattatgaaaagaagttactttctggaattttcaaattttccgacttttcctcacaaaaaattatacagttttttttatttctaaaccttctcCAAACCACagcgaacaacctctgaaacTATCATCAAGATTAGTTCAGCCGTTCTCGAGCATTAGCGTTACtatcaaacaaacattcattcaatTATatggggaaaaagaaaagggctgtttttaggagTTCTCCGGCAATTATTCGCTTTTTTCTGGCCAtaaaaaccatctttgaaccacaacgaataaaaaaaattggacaaattggtcatttttatatatatgataattgtatactataaatttaaaagctgATATAATATAATGGCCTTAATCAATAATAGTAGTATGAATGAATCTGATGAAGAACGTGACCTTACCAGCTTATCTTGGTTAATGGAGTtacgaaatcaaaattttagcTGGACAAATGACATGCAAGAGATAAATTTAAATGGCGATGAAATGAGTAATCGACACAACATAAAATGGTCTCACGAAGCTAGTGGAGGACAAAAAGATGCGTATGATAAAATAagtatgttgaaaaataaagacaattccAACGACAAAACCAATTATGTTTCCAATAATGATCATATTGTGCCAGAAAACAGCAATGGAACACTGTTTAATGAATTTgataaacaacaaaaagaacataGTTCAAGCAGCgatattgataaaaatataactaaacgAAATTGTATTGgtaaatccattgaaaaaacaTGTAGAAAATCGTTTAAAGGAATGTACTTTCAACAGCAGCAAttaaaagtgcaaataaaaCGAGCTACCCCAATCGAGCGctatgaaatatttatggaaaaagttaaaaggtatttataatatatttttgttactaTCACAAGAGGTATCTGATACAGAATTTATTAAAGtatgatttaaatatttgctttctaATTCTTCGAaactaaaaataactattttggTTCTAAAAACAAGTTGATACTCAAATCGCAAACTCAATTTCACCCGCATTAAATAATTCGCATCTTATCAAACAACTGGGAACTCCTTTTCGGATAGTCAACCAGtaaggtatatgtatgtaaacttgGGTATCCAAAACAAATAGCAGCCCGATAGTGAAAATGACAAAAATCGtacaaagtattaaattttttcaaatcttaaATATCCCAAAGAATACGAcacttatagtttttgttagaCGTTGAAAGTCGAGCAGGGCGCGAAGCTGATGAATGCAAGAAATAAGCTTCAAAACTGTATGCGTACATTTTCATACGGAATCGCACAAGCAACGCAAATTGGAAGCTGACCGCAGCGTTGTGTAAAGTTGATCAATGCGAGAAAACAGTTTGAAAGTGTTTTTGGGCGCACACTCCCGCTGAAACGGcgcacatattatatatacaaaaacaatttgcgGATAGCGTTAAGACGCTATTTATACCAAAGGTGATATTCGCCAAATTTCtgtctttttgtatttatggttttcatcatactttttttttaatatttaccacATACAATTCAGTTTTACAGACCATAGGCGCAAACAAAATTGCcaaattaaaaagcaaatgtgtacgtgtatattaaaaaagacgattttaaataaattatttgtaaattattttgttttataagcaCGTAGTATCATTAAAAGTTTCTACTTGACttgataaaacttaaaaaacaaaaaatattttaaaagtaatggCTGTTTGTGTCGATCTAGTTTTAACTTTGCGGTGACCATTACTAATCCTTACagcttcatttaaaataaacccgagaacaaattttattaatgttgTGCCCTATCgaggttttgattttcttttttaaattaccCGATTTACGAAAAAACTTACagtaaattgttaataaaaaagcGGTAttcaaaaaaatccttcgatcaggcactagtttttcttgttttcaaaaacatataaaaatttcattgaaatctacAGAGCAGATTTCGGTATGCAAgagtcaccagttcaaaaatcATAATTCTGAAAAAACGCATTTGATGTTTTACACGGAAAGTTCTACACCGCCCGTTTTATTTTTAGGTAAAAACACGACTTCCTAAcacaaatttgttttcttacTTTTCTATAGAGTATTTGTAGAATATCAGAAATCGGCAATTAACTATCAAACGGACACAACAGAAAAGCCGCCATTTAATTACTCTCATATAATCGGTATGGCAATGTTGGAAAATGGACGAGTGACATTGCAGCAAATATGTTCTTGGatagaaacaaaatttgcttattttcgggttagaaaaaaatggaatgtgagtaatatatactcgtatgaatatatatattctcCTTCAcatctaaattaattataattataaatttataaatacaatgCATTTCAGAATTCCATAAGGCATAATTTATCGCTACATCATTGTTTTCGTAAAGTAGACCGTACAAAATTTGAGAAAGGTAAAGGTGGTTATTGGGAACTGGGTGTTGATCCTCGTAAATGCGACAGGAAGCGTATAAGGAACAGAAAAAATGCACAGCATAAAATTAGACAAATGCATCATCAATATCAACATCAACCgcagaaattgcaaaaacatccgttaagcaaaaataaaaataaaattacacagGAAACAAAACCTATGGTTGTGCTTAATCGACAAAGCCCGATAAACATATCATAtaaagaattacaaaaactacaaactgGAAGCTATTATAGTGATTGTGCTCAACAACAAGTTAACGAAATACACACAGTTTGCCCCGGCAATTCTAGCAGCGCTCTTAAGGCCGATCACGCCACCGGTAGGCATTTGTTGCTTGACGAGCTCGACATTCAACAAAACATCGATGTTGTCAGCTGTTGCCAACAGTC
The sequence above is a segment of the Bactrocera dorsalis isolate Fly_Bdor chromosome 6, ASM2337382v1, whole genome shotgun sequence genome. Coding sequences within it:
- the LOC125779299 gene encoding uncharacterized protein LOC125779299 is translated as MALINNSSMNESDEERDLTSLSWLMELRNQNFSWTNDMQEINLNGDEMSNRHNIKWSHEASGGQKDAYDKISMLKNKDNSNDKTNYVSNNDHIVPENSNGTLFNEFDKQQKEHSSSSDIDKNITKRNCIGKSIEKTCRKSFKGMYFQQQQLKVQIKRATPIERYEIFMEKVKRVFVEYQKSAINYQTDTTEKPPFNYSHIIGMAMLENGRVTLQQICSWIETKFAYFRVRKKWNNSIRHNLSLHHCFRKVDRTKFEKGKGGYWELGVDPRKCDRKRIRNRKNAQHKIRQMHHQYQHQPQKLQKHPLSKNKNKITQETKPMVVLNRQSPINISYKELQKLQTGSYYSDCAQQQVNEIHTVCPGNSSSALKADHATGRHLLLDELDIQQNIDVVSCCQQSQQEHKIFITSTAEEFPATINNDNNSPKTVELLQNSKLQQYQLGTIIISAPTAKYGNISDFAASTGSINCIINGDYIDDKAHTLQQNFVSYHHRYFTCRYYC